The genomic stretch cttcgatatttggagatgtATAATTCAACGttgaaatcgaccagggcatCTCCTGGCACAAtgagaaataacaataaaaatcaGCCAATCGCCACGCGCCTTAAAAAACTTACGCCAATGGTACGACTTATTGCTTATTCCTACTTCTCATTTCCTCTCATTGTGCCAGGGGCTTTAGTCTTCTATATAACTCATCGTTATAAGTGTAATTATTCATACTATTATCATACAAACCGACAATTATCTGTTCGGTTGGGGCtatcttttttaaaattcatgcaTAATTTCCACACACTCGGAATATTATCCTATCACAATGTTCGACATTGGAGATatgataaaaatacatatagCGTAGTTAATGTCACGTATAACATTTTAGATTGGCAGACATTAAACAGTGTTTAGTTCGAGTGAAAAatgtgttgtttttttgtaaaacATGCATAAAACATGCtaaaaaatcgtttaaaaatataaaataatcggtacgcattttgaattttgtttcaaataaacaatcgtaTGGATTTTGCGatatctctttttctttcgttataGATACAAAGTTGAAGAGGCTTTGGAACAATTGTGTCATTTCTAATATTTTGCCAGTTAAATTGTactcaaaaaataaataaggacTAATTCAAGTACTAGCTAATgcattttttacagaatttttccaTCTGAAAGTTAGCGAACgctttttgaaaagtttataaGCAAATTGATTCATTATCCGGGAATGCCAGAAATGCCATTTATACTCACATCCTGATCAATTTATTCCtactttattaaatattaattatcaatgCACGTTGCCATGTTCGATAAAACGTGAGTTCATTATTCATTGAGCATTAACTACATCACATATCTTGTCTTTCTGCTTAAATGCATGCAATAAACATTACGTTAGCTAATATATCATTATCGAACAATTCACGCATTATTAATACatccatttaaaaaaaaaattgtattattctCAAGTAGGCAGCGTGTTGGCCTTGAGCACGCGCTTCGAATCTCCTGTATCAGCTAACGCTTACCTGGAATGCCTGTTACTTTAGAGTAACATCTGACAATGTTTCTTTCAACGGCCTACCCCTATTTTAGCGTTAGCGGTGTTAGCTAATTATTGAATGGCCCCTACAAAGTTACACTGTTAAGCAACATATAGTTATAAATGAAGGTTGAGGATGCCCTTGAAACGGTTTCAACTGATTCCGAACAACATCTTTGCGATTGGTTCATTACATTACTTActtaataattcaatgattCTTATATCACTGACACTGTAAATGGTCGTCGCAAGTAGTTTTACAGCGTCGCGTGCGAGTAAACATTTCACACGCACACTCGTGAAATTACATCTGAATTTACACTCCTAAGATGAACGAGTTTAATTCATTAGGATGTGTTTTTGAGTAATGAAACCTCTTCAACAGGACCCTTACCATGGCCGATAGTTGGGAACTTACCACTGCTTCGAAGCTTGTCTCGCAAATTTGGTGGCCAAGATCACGCTTTGATAGAACTTTCTTGCATATATGGTAGCGACCTGATTGCACTTCGTGTCGGATCCAACGACCTCATTGCGGTTTCGGGACAGGAAGCTATTCAGCAAGTTCTACACAACGAGGAGTACGATGGACGACCATGGAACGAATTCATTAATCTACGAAACTTTGGCCATAAAAATGGTGAATCAAATGCACGTACCATACATATGTGTGTTGAGTTAAGAGCCGGAGGCGACAACTTGCTGCGGAAAATTATGGGGTAgcaagaattttcaaacggCTTTCATCCTTATCGGTGATTAAACACTCTGATCGtcaagttttcgttttttcaacaaGCACTTGgctatttttttcgttatatcTGTACTTATGTGTAAATTACTCGGTTTCTTTGTACGATTGATATGTCCTTCTTATGTCTGCTGAGAATAGCATTATGAATTTCAATGCAACCATAATGACTCTCGTGTATTAAAATGAGGAAATTTAAATTCTTCTTTGCTTCATTTTTAAGGAATAACATTCAATGATGGGCCGAATTGGCGAGAAATGCGCGCATGGCtcgtaaaaaatttgcgaGTACTGGGTCTAGGCCGGCGTCAAATGTTAGACTTGATGACACAGGAGCTGAATGACATACTGGAAAAGATTAAAGACGGTGGTGTACGCAACCTCAGCAAAATCACAGCGCCAGCGGTGATAAATGTCTTGTGGACTCTCActacaggaaaaaaaattgacgatacTCAGAGGTGCGTCTCTTTTCGAATTCATTTTACCCAAACTATTTCCTGACTGGGGGGAAAAGCATGAGCTACGATAGAGAACTGAACAGATCCAAATTATTGTCccgaaacttgaattttcactgTTTCACCGCTTCATAAACATGCCATAAttcgaacaaatttttatcagtttaataatttcgaaattaaTTATGACGGGCCTGCACagtataattaaaaacaacGGGGTTTCGCCTGGTTACGTCACTGCTTGTAGAACGTATTCTTATGAATTGATTGGGTCTCTGGAATTATTGTAAACCGTGTTACTTGTGCCGTAGAATGCTGTACTTCATAGATCTGATGGAGCGACGTTCCCAAGCCTTCGACATGACTGGTGGTATTTTATCTGCTTTGCCCTGGATCAAGTACATAGCCCCTGAAAAATCCGGATACAACCTGCTTACCCAAGTCAACACGGAGTTCAAGAGATTTTTCATggtttattattgtttcatgatattattttcataaacgAAATTACGGGGTCCATAATCTTTAGTACAGTGAGACTTCCCAAAACAATATTAACGTCTAAATTGTGTTTATGAAGATTTTTAGACTGTCCGTTGTAAAGAGGTATCCGTTGTTGGGAGGTCTTcgaactgagaaaaatttcatttgttatcgtatctagaaaaatttctctcagtgcatgAAGGAAAGTTTCGTTGTATGACGTTTCTCCGTTCCTATGACACATTGCCCTTACATTTTTATGCTTACAACTCTACTGTAAAACTGTTCCAAGGCATTTGAGAAATCCAGGCGTCATAAATGTCAACTTTGATTTAGTGACTCTAGTTTTAATACGACCTCAAAatgaaatggagaaaaaactcCGAAGTCGTTCGGCAGACATTATATAACGGGAAAATTAGATTCGAAACGTATTTCTCGAGGCATAGACCGTTTATCACTTAACGAATTCATGCAACCCTTAACCAGACGTGTAAATCTCTGATAACTATcgacgtttaattttttttccaggaAACAATTGAGGAgcataagaaaaattacactGGAAAGGAGCAAAATGACTTGATAAACGTGTTCTTCAAAGAAATGTATTCAGAAGCAAATTCCGACGGACTTTTTAACGGCAAGTAGCTACGTAGTATCAAATAACCCAACTTGTTTGATTGATTTCCTCAagattgtataaatataacgaAAGGTTCTTAAAACGGTTTTGTGAAGCTTAACCTTTCACTTTTGTGAATCGAATGCAAATTTTCTATATAGATAAATACATCTGTATAAACGGTTCCAAGAATTATTCGAACACGTCGCTTGACCAACTTGAGAATATACTTGCTGCAAAAGATTCATTTACCATTATCAGCTCATTGTTGAATATGTTTTatggaaagaaaaactttCCACAGACAAGTCCGTGTAGCAAAGAAATCGCTCATTTTGTCAGTCCACTGCAGAGCGCTGGTTAGGTAAAGATAAATACAAtcacaaaataaaatcaaaaaatatttcaaacaaagtCGTTATGCATAAAttagaaaagttgaaaataatttttttttctgacgaaGTCGTGCACTGTCATTTTGAATTGTCTGTACTGATTTGAAAGTCGAATGAAGATTTTTAGAACTATTTTAGAAACTTTTTTGTgccattttaaaaaatcgaaaaagcTTGGGAATTTCTTCACTTAGTCCAATTGCCTGTTTCAGTGATCTCGATATTGAATGATGTCGAATATGgacagaaaatttcatacaattattgttattgcgACAAATTTACAAACCTGTCGACTGAAATGTCCGAAATATTGACATGATTTAGGCTcttgtttgtttattgtttttatggttttttttttttaatcacgcTGATATGACAAGACAAAGCGTACCAAACTTTAGGCAGATTGTTACTCAGTACTGTATTTTAAGTTGCAAACTTCGAGGCGTTATTACATTCATATCGGTCTCTTAAGGAAAAACAGTGTACGCAAAAGAAGCTTTCATCTTCCAactataataaatatattaacgTTAAAATAGAAGCTTGTTGCAAAGCGAATAATCTGTTGATGTAACATCGCAAACATTCTCAACTTTGTTATAACCTTGCGAAAATCGTTTGGTTATTCGCTCATTCACTAAGATGAAATATAGAGAATACTCGGTATCGCGTAAATTATCCATTTGTTTACaaagctgaaatttttcagagtTTGAATCACTatcgtattatttatttagattattatttcgtaaacGAAAGAttctgtttgaaaattcttgcCGTGTTTTTAAAAGTACGTTGTATATCCTAAACACTATAAATCGGAGTGCAAAATTTACAACCTGATGTGCCGAAATTCAGCGAGTTTCTTACATTGCATGAAAACCCTTCGCCCGAAAATGTGTAATTAAtcgatgacaaaaaaaattgtcatctttgataaataaggcttcTCTTTTTCCCGTAACTCAACATGCCTCACTGATGTTACGTGAATTTGTATAACAGAAAATGAATTGCTGATCATAATGATGGATCTCTTCATCGCCGGGATAACCACTACTAGAACGACATTGAATTTCCTATTTCTGAACATGATAGTAAACCAGGATGTTCAAGAACGGCTTCACCAAGAGTTGGACAAGGTGGTTGGTTTCGGTAGATCTCCGGACCTCAACGACAGAAAGAGGTAACGTTAAAAGTACCAAAAACCTGATGAACCAaaggttcaaaagtttcaaaagacGTACAATAATACGAATAGACAGCGGGGAAAGTGGATGAATTTTGGGAATTTGTGCCTCGATAAGAGTATTATGTAGATCGGGCTTAGTGTGcacattttttcgaaaaattcaattgataGCAAGCATTGGTATTGACAATAGTGTAAATTAATGAGGAAGAATCAAATTTAAACTTCAACTGGCCACTTTGCTAAAAAAAACGACGTTATTATCACTGGCAACGCTTCCTATTACCTGGttctaatgaaaaaatatttaaacaaagCTCAATGTTCGTacttttgaatgaaacaaacCATAATGTAAACGAATAATTCGATGCTAACGTGTAAATGTTTACAATTTACCCACTATTTCAGCCGTCTGAACtcacgtataattttttttattgccagTAATGTATCGTTCCCTCAATTTTGATGGATAACGGTGAATTTTGTTCGTGAAATAATTCTCTAAAAGTCGTCTGCACTCttagaaaaaaaggtgaaGGGTTCAAAATTGATAGTCAATTTGACGTTGTTTATAGTCGTGTAAATCACAATACTAGTATCggtcatattttttataccagtGAAAACTATATTTCTCATCCGAATTgacggtagaaaaaaaatattacttatAATACTATTATCGTTACAATATTTTGACAATTagcaagaaaaataatttaaaaagagggTTAAAATTACCATAAATGTAGTTTTGCACGGAGCTATCCACGAATAGTAAAATGACCCGAGGTCATCGGGTCAACTGTACCACCATCATAGTTTGAGAAACTATAAATATGATTCCAATAACCATATTTTTATAGCTGTATTACGAATTCGGCACAGGTGGTCACAATCATTGGTTTGCgaattcttttaaattgaatattgattGGAAGATGGTTATCTCTACTACACGAACGTAGGAATtgccaataataatattatggCAATCCGTACTATAACACCACAATTAATTTTAACAACAAAATATAGTAGTCGCCTCCAGTTACCCTGTATTACAGTTAAAATGTGGTGAAttcgattactttttttcaaaagtatcAAGCGAATTTCATCCTCCGGCACCGAAATCAACTACAAAGTCGTTGAATGCAGATCATTATGCAGAAATTTGTGacagataaattttattttaaacgcCAAAATAATATTGCGATCATTCCAAAGTTACAAACATCAAAAGTTCCTCGATTTGAATTTATGGATTTTGACTCTTTTCCGTATTGAGAATGCATTCTTCCGAAAAAATTGAGCTCAATCGACTTGAATTTTAACCTCTTTCATTTATGTTTTACCGAGTTTTCGCCTGTATTGTGCCGCGCTGAtgagaaaattcataaagCTCAGCAGCTTTAAAttgtaaaagagaaaaattcatgCTGTGATAATTGTGCACAGATTGCCATACACAGAGGCTGTCCTGACGGAGTCGCAAAGGATGTGTTTGGTCACACCTTTAATAGGGCCACGCCGCGTTCTTCGAGAAACTAAACTTTCGGGCTACACGATACCGCAAGAATCAACGATGATTCTGAACCTCACGAGCATACACATGAATCCGGAATATTATTCTGAACCGGATATCTTCAAACCGGAGAGATTCTTACAGAACGGTGTTTACGTCCCAGACAAGCATCTCATCCTCTTCGGTGAAGGTGAGCTTttgcatatttatatatatttatatatgtatatatgcttAAGGATGAGTAGACTAGGCTAGACTGTCTGAATCATAAGCTAGgaaagtaggaaaaaaaaaaggattttaAATAGTTTCCAACAACGTTATTTGCATCATTCACAgtgaacacgaatgaaacaGCATTACGACTAGAATCTGTGACAAAATCGATTCTTTACAAATTCGAGTAAAACAAGCTAAGATTATATCAACAACTTTGGAAAAGGTTTTACACGTAATTAGAACGTTCAATACTATTAAACtccgatatttttcatacgattttaatgtttttcGGTTCTGTTTCTGCTCAATAACCAGATCTTCAAAAAATCCGAAAACTTGTAAGATATTTTCTGTTGTGGTATAGCTGGAACACGCgaatgtaatttattttacattgtACCATATTCGCAAAAAACTATTTACATCCATTGTAGAGATAAGTATTTGTAAAAGACTTTTCAAACGACTCTTGAGATATCTATGCCGATAAAAGTAAGCCCAAAATCATtagaattgaatgaaaaaaccaGCCGGGTTCAATCACCTTGATCATTCTAATTGTAAAATCTTATCACTGACATCTCAGCTTAcgttttattcgaatttccTCAGATTCATTTCTATCGCATAAAAATGACATTGACGATAGTTTCGTTCGTGTTAACTATCAACGGTGCAAAAAACCTCAAGCCAAGATTTTTCGAacggtttttttctcttctatcCTTTGATTAATTCTTGACATACAACCGAGATTACTTTCGACCGGTTAAACTTTTCTCTAATTATTGCTGCGAGTCCGTCAATCCTCGATTTCTGATCGGTTATCGCCTGCGGCTGATTCGAGccgtacgtacgtacgcatATTACACACGGTACGTTATACAGCTGCGAGATTAGTGAGTCTTAGAAAATTAGGCGATCAGTTATTCTGTTACCGCCAAGGGCAAGACGCCATTGACAGTGTCGTTGACTGCCACGGATATATATAtggtatgtataataaatagaCTTTTATGTCCGGCGTCACTAGGTGTTAAGGTGATATTCCTACGCGTCTGtgttaaaaatgaaagtttAGCATAACGCGATATTTATACGCAAGTTACTTGACCCCTTGCCGCTTCAACTTTCAATCCAACCTattcttttttccaaaactatattgccgatttttttttgtcccttGTTTTCTCGCCGATTTCAATCTATTCTTTTGTTTACTAGcttgtttgtttgttcgttttttattttattttattttattttttttttttttgtttacctTTCGTTCGTACTCATTCTTCTCTTTCACCGAAGCAAGTGATCggtatttattgttttcttttttccgtcgcacatttttttttttctttgcttcttCTCTTAATTTTCTTCCACTCCGCAAAGTGAATGTTATTACGTCCCGGGCTTAATCGACAGGAAAACGACGCTGTCCGGGCGAAATCCTGGCGAGATGTGCCATCTTCCTACTCTTCAGCGGCGTAATGCAGCGGTACCGTTTACTTCCGGATCCTGGAGAAGAGCCCCCAACGCTGGTCTGTTTACCAGGTCTCACAATTTCGCCGAAACCGTACGATGCTCTCCTCATTCCGAGACAAGCGGCTCCTTCGTCTGTCGATCTACCAAATTGACCTGAAAGTTCGATGGCCAGAAAGTTAAATTCGAACCATCGGCTCCTGTATTATTTAGGAATTTACGCGAGGTCTGTATGAAATTATATGTTCAACAGTTTGTCGACCTACAACGTTTGTATCGATTTATGCATTATGTATACGATATACGATAATATACGAGGGATTTCTTACGGTGAATCCGcagtttaataaattttcaataattcgcCGTGTGTAAAACATAATCATCTTGTCGGAAACAAATTTATAGCCATTTCGACAAATTTCTTAGATATCTTCTTCGTATAACAGgtttttatagaattattattcatgatCTTCTTCTTTTAACTCTTGAGAAATTCTATTGCTGTAAATCGAACGGCGAGAATTTCATACTGTTTCCAGTGCTTTTGTCGACAGATTTTTATCCCtcgaaaatttctctcaatttttgaaacttttttttaaaattattcagaaCGTAACGGACCTGGCTGGAAAGTGTCCTGAAAAATGTTACGAAAACATTTGTGATAACGTATTTTAGATAGGGAACGAAATTCTGTCGTGGCTTTTACGTTGAACAGGAGAATGAGCAACACTTGCACATACTTTCAAGAATCTTATACCTGCGCGGTATATCCAGTTTCGCGGTTCTCCGAGCAAACGGTTTCAAGCTCATCGTACAGCTACATCTTGACTCGCTGACTTGGTAAGCAAATTTCGCAAAGCGCTTTCGCTCACTTATGTATACTGTGACTACTATAAGACATACATCGAGGATACTTAACACACAGCAAGTTACGGGAATGATTTATAAACGTGTAAGTATGAGAGAAAATTATATTGACAACTTTATTCGCGGGCCGGgtttcataaatttcacaCTTTCGTGTCAAGAATGCAGTGATACATGcgttttatcaaattttcagttaTATATTGGATACGTGTACCTGATTTAAACAACACATTTTACGTCTGGCTTATTAAGCAATACGTCAGCAAGATCGGTCTTGCGATTAATCCATTAATCGGGTGTGCAGATTAATCGATAAATCCATTGATCGGAAATGCTGATCATTTGTCTATTTTCAATGTCTAGACCAATGAATTTTATCTAAAATCATTACAGTGATTATAGGCTAATAAATCGAACGATTATTTGGATGATCCAAGTATTGAAAATACCGATCATTTTATTGATTGAACGTATGATATACAAATtagtcttctttttttttttttttttgttgaaaatctaACAATCGAAAATGTAACCGACTGACGATTAACGTTTCAGCTCTCATTTAAAGGACCATGCAGACTTAACGAAGTAGTAatgtatgataataataactcTGTGTTGTTCAGTTCCGTTTACATTGTAGTTGAACGTTCGCATTATCAACACTCTATCTGCGCACAACGGGATCAAACGGATGTAAATTTCGTGCGAGTAAGGAAGGTGccactggaaaaaaaaattcgtttgttacagttgcgagaaaatttttgtctaaatattgttggaattaaaAGAGAACGTGCTGCAAGTAATAATTTAGTGTTATTATGATTCTTAACGTTACGTTTTCAGATTGTTGCAACGTTGAATCTGTTTGTTTagttatataaattttctcggTTAAATAAGAccttaacatcaatttatttccgCCGAACGGTTACAACAAAATATAATACGAGTTACCATAATCGAGAAGAATGGAAACACAGATTGAATTTTCCGTTTATAGCTACAAAACTCAGTTTCACTTTGTATACAGAAACATGTTTTTCggttatgataaaaaaaaatggaaatagctgaaaatattattgtagAAAACACCATGAGAAACTTTTCTCAGTGTGGTTATTTTTCAACCGTTTCGGTGGGACAGCACCAGGTAAAACGGTTTCGGCGAAATGGTGAATCCGTCGTTGCCATTCGGGTTTGGAGGTCCGTGCTTTTCCGATATATTGATGTCGAAGTAGTGCAGAACGTAGGCGAGATACAGAAACAAACTATTTCGCGCCAACACTTCTCCCAAGCAGCGTCTTTTTCCTACAATGAAACACAAAGTTGGATGAAAATGAGAACAGTAGTTCAAAAGTTATCAAGTTAGTCGTGCTAAATTCGTTAGAAAATCGCAAATTCAAACAGTAAAAACAAACGACCAAGGATATCGAGCTTTCTCAAAAATCTAgacttttgtttattttaaacGAACATAGAAAATACTAGAATTACAAACAAAAGCCTAGACATCTACAGTCCGTTTGAAATCACTTAAAATGGCTAAAAACGTAGTTCGACTTCGCTCttcgaaaaacattttttacatcgcGTTAGTatcgtaaaattaaaaattctacgaTCAATATCTTTCAAAGAGATTAGTTTATTAAACGAAATTTTCTGTACCAAATCCACGCGTTACGTTCGATTACGACAAGCTACTCTGGTTGATTAATTTACCGCCAAGTACGTTTTGTACAAATCGTCAAAGAGCCGATTATTCCGAGACATGGGAATTCGGAATGATGAGAAAGCTAGAGGACCGCGTCCACCTTATGCAACGAACTTCGGTACCTAAGAACATGAGTTTTTCATCCGCAACTTTAGCCCAATTAAAAGAGCGCTTGTAAGTCGTATTTATACACGCTCGTTAACTTCACGTTtccggtgaaaaatttcatgccACAATTGTAACGCGACCCAAGCCTGCGTCCGAGTAGCCATAACCGCATTTCGAGAAATTACAACGGTCAAATGTAAATTTACCAAGTCCGAACGGGATGGAGAAATCGTCCGGCATAAATACTCCATTTGCGTTCAGGAATCGTTGCGGACGAAATACTTCCGGATCTTTCCAATGTAGCCTCTCGTGATGCACGCTGTAATAATTCACCAGCACCACGGTGTCCTGAAACGAATCGAAATGTCAGAATCAAGGAACGCGGCTCGCACCGCGCATTGCAATTGACCGTTTATCGTACCCGCGTACCTTCGGAATGCGATATCCGTTCAGGCAGACGTCTTTTACTGTCCTGTGGGGAACACCCAGAGGCGCTATGAAGACCGATCTCTGCACCTGGGCAATCAAGAAGTGGAAAATCAGAATTCAAATTAGactttggtgaaaattttgtgcaaaatttcgtaaaatccGACAAACTTTAGCAATTCTagattattatacatgcaaTTGAACCGAttcttattcaatttaaaataatatctGCAACTTTATCATTCCGTATTTGACATAATAAAAACGGTTTTTACTATTCGACAACACGATTTCTCAACTattgtattttcattattgtacgtagttattttttatattttgtgtTTATCCTttaaaaaacacttttttttatagagAACGTAGTGATATACGAAAAAGCtgtttttttccgttttgagaaatgaaagaaaactttgaaCATGTTGAACCTCATATTGAACGATGGGCTTCGAAAAAGATGTTTCGTTAGAATAAATAACGTTTCTTTCTGAGCTGGGAACACTCGAAGAGAAAATTATAGAATGTCGGATTGCAGAGTTATATTCAAAAGACTTCTATTCGAATTTCTTGAATTCACCGTTCGATTCTCGTTTCTGCGTAATGCTCCGAACATTATTTGCaaatgtttttcgtttttcaatatcttcTTCGTATTCTTGTCGAATATGCTTACGAATTTTAGCCAATTTTGAGATCGACGCGCTTGCAAAATATGAGAAATCACAGAAAATGCCAGATGACTCGGAACATTGTAAGGAAAGTTataagttgaaaaatgaatgttaAAATACTTCTTATTCTCATAAAATGTGTAGGAagttcggtaaaaaaaatcttcggATACGTAATTTGGTAATTCGGTGGAAGATTGACGA from Neodiprion virginianus isolate iyNeoVirg1 chromosome 3, iyNeoVirg1.1, whole genome shotgun sequence encodes the following:
- the LOC124300017 gene encoding probable cytochrome P450 305a1, with amino-acid sequence MSTSVLIVIIILLGAVSFFFRKKKNYPPGPLPWPIVGNLPLLRSLSRKFGGQDHALIELSCIYGSDLIALRVGSNDLIAVSGQEAIQQVLHNEEYDGRPWNEFINLRNFGHKNGITFNDGPNWREMRAWLVKNLRVLGLGRRQMLDLMTQELNDILEKIKDGGVRNLSKITAPAVINVLWTLTTGKKIDDTQRMLYFIDLMERRSQAFDMTGGILSALPWIKYIAPEKSGYNLLTQVNTEFKRFFMETIEEHKKNYTGKEQNDLINVFFKEMYSEANSDGLFNENELLIIMMDLFIAGITTTRTTLNFLFLNMIVNQDVQERLHQELDKVVGFGRSPDLNDRKRLPYTEAVLTESQRMCLVTPLIGPRRVLRETKLSGYTIPQESTMILNLTSIHMNPEYYSEPDIFKPERFLQNGVYVPDKHLILFGEGKRRCPGEILARCAIFLLFSGVMQRYRLLPDPGEEPPTLVCLPGLTISPKPYDALLIPRQAAPSSVDLPN